The following coding sequences lie in one Haematobia irritans isolate KBUSLIRL chromosome 3, ASM5000362v1, whole genome shotgun sequence genomic window:
- the LOC142229047 gene encoding uncharacterized protein LOC142229047, with the protein MFQIRKPRKMNKRKLDVICSPGTYKRISFDEEYQQNVVDEIAGDSFEEVVFTQSEDDFLYPHQEFHVENEVITCTNDDEGTGKSVWIEPAVKFLISKVKELRPKVGKSASLKNKKQMWIKISEELCSLGYNFNSQQVETKYFSLERKYKRTQLYNSKTGRNRQTCPYQSELDDLLQEKKSINPDFVLDSEAEVSSAD; encoded by the exons ATGTTTCAAATACGTAAACCaagaaaaatgaataaaagaaaattggacGTAATTTGCTCACCGGGAACATACAAAAGAATTTCTTTCG ATGAGGAATACCAGCAAAATGTGGTGGACGAAATTGCTGGTGATAGTTTTGAGGAAGTAGTTTTCACCCAGAGTGAAGATGACTTTCTTTACCCCCACCAAGAGTTCCACGTTGAAAATGAAGTCATCACTTGCACCAACGACGATGAAGGAACCGGGAAGTCCGTGTGGATTGAGccagcagtaaaatttttgatatccaAAGTGAAAGAATTACGGCCAAAAGTGGGAAAATCGGccagcctaaaaaataaaaaacaaatgtggATAAAGATTTCAGAAGAATTGTGTTCACTTGGATACAATTTCAATTCTCAACAAGTGGAAACCAAGTATTTCAGTTTGGAACGGAAATACAAACGCACACAACTTTACAACTCTAAGACTGGTCGGAATAGGCAGACGTGCCCTTATCaaag CGAATTGGACGATCTTTTGCAGGAAAAAAAGTCTATAAATCCAGATTTTGTACTCGACAGTGAAGCGGAAGTGTCTTCGGCGGATTAA